From one Anopheles bellator chromosome 1, idAnoBellAS_SP24_06.2, whole genome shotgun sequence genomic stretch:
- the LOC131215248 gene encoding uncharacterized protein LOC131215248 translates to MRKPCLLVAVLLPLVAAGARPPAAVFEDVFELGRPNAAFLATTDSHSGMKAYLRKKKYRQLRDPVPQASTMAAYTAAHERYQSLEEKRNDRIRMENLRQLASVSSVRTKRLEPQPTARPQQRSKQPKRIDIVPREVFKFELADAMITPLELPDQPTGDASKARTKRNDPGSERVEPVPREIFRFELGDAMVSRRHAAKSLNTSGPAAVPPFHSRHRRSANADPRDYVKFELEDGRTAEGYRGARARTPENLRHPFTSSDSYRRGKVFDEIVERPGRRRAVPRKEKRDSGTQEAQIQEAEQGEQGEEPVADMSPEESRRVRVRGRKPKQIANYEDLPPGVQKAIDIAIKENERMNGAVMTVVAAGETGTLAVTSSTPSSYQFGDKKPKTKKPYSAAVTTKITEPKFVPSAKLSETRLPAVEEESNGLTGFLPSQGAPVTGAPESATSKQPQGPNTLPGIPKAWWSYSDLRRPKRLYHKAAYQPHHHQAPLVVSPQYVNTFKPQQGPEPSGSGNELSAGYHRRPALFTPTSPPGGRTASSEVAGTGFGPSDEVYIKERPKIQYVIKEIPVQVKQPRTKITVQPSISISYDKDVTGPGTGPADRGYDNPYGPIELQYEQPAVTKEPPKSFQNMKIVVPDPHDDSREHQEREYQYESYKTSNEIDTTGSSIAALSALIGQRPSVQLQGLSELLHMPVAMGGHASQRRPQDSTAPITFPESSTPAAPTPKPSRPGYRSVQIDHGPKILYEDDSLYRTVQMNPQLQVPTGKEYTPIKELVADVADADLIGPTIAPPTHATYVIGTGRQPSTPAPIVEHHAEFDEEEAGHESNAYRHVNVHSTPSPLVLGDGLAAARYQEQHHHHHHHHHHDGSSDEHYDDSEGYAFGYRVRDFHTGNDFGHVQNHDNGVTRGEYHILLPDGRVQNVRYTADEQGFHADVTYESVHQPQ, encoded by the exons ATGAGGAAGCCCTGC CTTCTGGTGGCGGTGCTACTACCCCTGGTCGCTGCCGGTGCTCGACCACCGGCTGCCGTGTTCGAGGATGTGTTCGAGCTGGGGCGTCCCAATGCAGCTTTCCTGGCCACGACCGATAGCCACAGT GGCATGAAGGCGTACCTGCGCAAGAAGAAGTACCGCCAGCTGCGGGATCCGGTCCCGCAGGCGTCGACGATGGCCGCGTACACGGCCGCCCACGAGCGCTACCAGAGCCTGGAGGAGAAGCGCAACGATCGCATCCGGATGGAGAACCTCCGGCAGCTCGCTTCGGTATCGTCGGTGCGGACCAAGCGCCTGGAACCGCAGCCCACAGCTCGGCCTCAGCAGCGGTCGAAGCAACCGAAGCGCATCGACATCGTGCCACGCGAGGTGTTCAAGTTCGAGCTGGCCGACGCAATGATCACACCGCTCGAACTCCCGGACCAACCGACGGGCGATGCGTCCAAAGCCCgcacgaagcgaaacgatccCGGAAGCGAGCGGGTGGAACCGGTTCCGCGGGAAATCTTCCGGTTCGAGCTGGGTGATGCGATGGTCTCACGGCGACACGCGGCAAAGTCGCTGAACACTAGTGGCCCCGCTGCCGTCCCTCCATTCCAcagtcgtcatcgtcggtcgGCAAACGCCGATCCGCGGGATTACGTCAAGTTCGAGCTGGAAGATGGCCGAACGGCTGAGGGTTATCGAGGTGCCCGAG cccggacaccggaaaacCTACGCCACCCGTTCACGTCATCCGACAGCTACCGGCGCGGCAAGGTGTTCGACGAGATCGTCGAACGTCCCGGCCGGCGAAGGGCAGTTCCGCGGAAGGAGAAACGGGACAGTGGCACTCAGGAAGCTCAGATCCAGGAGGCGGAGCAGGGGGAGCAAGGGGAGGAGCCGGTGGCGGACATGAGTCCGGAGGAGTCGCGGCGCGTCCGGGTGCGAGGCCGGAAACCGAAGCAGATCGCCAACTACGAGGATCTGCCACCCGGCGTCCAGAAGGCGATCGACATCGCGATCAAGGAGAACGAGCGCATGAACGGCGcggtgatgacggtggtggcggcgggggaaACGGGGACACTCGCGGTCACGTCATCCACCCCGTCGAGCTACCAGTTCGGGGACAAGAAgccgaaaacgaagaaaccgTACAGTGCCGCCGTCACGACCAAGATCACGGAGCCGAAGTTTGTGCCGAGCGCGAAGCTGTCCGAAACGAGGCTGCCGGCGGTCGAGGAGGAGTCCAACGGTCTGACCGGGTTCCTGCCGAGCCAGGGAGCACCCGTCACTGGAGCGCCGGAGTCAGCGACCAGCAAGCAGCCGCAAGGACCGAACACGTTGCCGGGCATCCCGAAGGCGTGGTGGTCATACTCGGACCTGAGGCGCCCCAAGCGCCTCTACCACAAGGCCGCGTACCAACCGCATCACCACCAGGCCCCGCTGGTCGTAAGCCCGCAGTACGTGAACACCTTCAAGCCGCAGCAAGGACCAGAACCGAGCGGGAGCGGGAATGAACTGTCGGCTGGGTACCATCGGAGGCCCGCTCTGTTTACGCCAACTTCACCGCCCGGAGGTCGTACCGCGTCGTCCGAAgtggccgggaccgggttcgGTCCTTCGGACGAGGTCTACATCAAGGAGCGACCCAAGATTCAGTACGTCATCAAGGAGATTCCGGTGCAGGTGAAGCAACCGCGCACGAAGATCACCGTCCAGCCGAGCATCTCGATCTCGTACGACAAGGACGTGACGGGTCCGGGGACAGGGCCCGCCGACCGGGGATACGACAACCCGTACGGGCCGATCGAGCTCCAGTACGAGCAGCCGGCGGTCACCAAAGAGCCGCCCAAGTCGTTCCAGAACATGAAGATTGTGGTGCCCGATCCGCACGACGATTCCCGGGAGCACCAGGAGCGGGAGTACCAGTACGAGAGCTACAAGACCTCGAACGAGATCGACACGACGGGGAGCAGCATCGCGGCCCTGTCGGCCCTGATCGGACAGCGGCCCAGCGTGCAGCTGCAGGGTCTCAGCGAACTCCTCCACATGCCGGTCGCGATGGGTGGCCACGCCTCGCAGCGACGCCCCCAGGATAGTACGGCCCCGATCACGTTCCCCGAGTCATCGACGCCGGccgcaccgacaccgaagcCATCGCGTCCCGGCTACCGCTCGGTCCAGATCGACCACGGGCCGAAGATCCTGTACGAAGACGACAGTCTGTACCGCACGGTGCAGATGAACCCGCAGCTCCAGGTACCGACGGGCAAGGAGTACACCCCGATCAAGGAGCTGGTGGCGGATGTGGCCGATGCGGACCTGATCGGTCCAACGATCGCTCCACCGACCCACGCTACCTACGTCATCGGGACGGGCCGGCAACCGTCGACGCCGGCCCCGATCGTCGAGCACCACGCCGAGTTCGACGAGGAAGAGGCGGGCCACGAGTCCAACGCGTACCGGCACGTGAACGTACACAGCACTCCGTCCCCGCTCGTCCTGGGCGATGGCCTTGCCGCCGCTCGCTATCAGGagcaacaccatcaccaccatcaccatcatcaccacgacGGCAGCAGTGACGAGCACTACGAT GACTCCGAAGGATACGCGTTCGGGTATCGGGTGCGCGATTTCCACACCGGCAACGATTTCGGCCACGTGCAGAACCACGACAACGGTGTGACGCGCGGCGAGTACCATATCCTGCTGCCGGATGGACGGGTCCAGAACGTGCGGTACACGGCCGATGAGCAGGGTTTCCACGCTGACGTCACCTACGAGAGCGTTCACCAGCCGCAGTGA